The genome window TCACtctctaaaatataatataatatttgactCCTAGTGAGTTAAGACATCTAAATAGATTTCATCACCAATGctcctctttatacttgcttcttattaatattttattcatataaaagagagagaaaagtaaaaagagagaaatgtTTGTGATAAAGTTGGAGGGAAaccaatattatattcatgaaaaagaagttaagagctcctacatgctctttaaaagaaaggagagatgaTGAGCTCTTAAGTTTTTAAAGAGTTTcaaggagcccattggagctctaTTTCTTgtcttgctctttaaatttgaagttaagagctcatttagagagccccttggagatgctctaaatgaAATTTTTGTTGAATTATAGAATTTTAACTTAGCTCTATCGAGCTCAATACAAGGTCCTGCATTACTTGAATGGCTCAACAAGGCATTTGTGTCGGCATTGTCAAGGATTGCTCTTCAATTAGTTGGGCCAGCTGTTAAACCATTTTCCGGTTAATCTTTTTATGttagtgtttggttggggagaatgaaatggatggaacgactaaaaataaatgaaaatagtagAGATAGttggaaagttttgaaaatgaTATATGTAACTGTGTGAGTTCAAAATTGTTAtgagagatttgagaagaaaacgAATAGAAGAAGGAATGAAGATTCTCTCTCAAATTGAATATGTAATTTCTAGCATAGCatataaggaatggaatgaaggataaaatgaaattatagaCATTTGTCCGTAACattataaaattcatttcatttcttttataaaatgaAAACGAGATACTATCGGATCAAGAGGTTGTTGGTCTGATCGCATTCATGATAGTCATAGACTCATAGAAcaataattaatcatttaaatcatttaatttaagctCATCCATCTCCCCAAGTCATTCATGTTAACCAGATCATGTAATTTCCACAAGCTAGATTTTGTTTAGACCAGACTAGCTCTTTAAGAGTTTAAGTTAAGCTCTTCATGTGATATTCACTTTCGTACTTATTACTGTATTTTATTAACGAGCCTACATGTTTTCCAAACTTATTAAGGAGACTTAAACCAAAGAAATAAAGATATCACCTATACATAAAGATGGTTCCTAACACCGGTCTGCGGAGTCAGAGGAGGCGGAGCTGCTGCAGTAAAGCTGAGATCAAACGTAAACTCCATCATGCTGGTAGTTCTCTTCATGGGTGGCCTCTGCCTCTTTCCCAACATCATGCTTTTGTATGCGTAAAATGTTAGCTTGTGAATTGATGTTGGAGTGAGGAGTGACATGGTTGAAATGATGTTATGACTTATAAGCAAGAGCCAGAATGTTAGCTCTTACTAGCACTATCTCAAATGCCTTAATTTGCTTCAAAGCAGAGATAAAGCGACACTAGTAGAGAGAAGGTGTTTTTTGTATGACATGAGCCCCGCACTTCTCCACCTTCACTTTTCTACAAGCTCTTTCTCCACTAAATTCATCAAAATAAGACAATATGCTGTGAAATGAAACCTTGATTCTATCTCCACTTTTCATTGGCATGCTCTTTGGCTCTTTCATCATGTATTGTAACGTTGAACCCACTGAGATTACTCCTCTCCTTATGCATTCTACCCTTGAACGCACTGTACCACCAGATACACTGGTTATGTAGTTTAATTGACAACCCTCTGTTTCGTTTCTGACAACTACTCTAACAACTGGATCACCCGTATCGGTTTTAAATCTAAAAACAAACCAGAGAGCAACACCTAAGAAGTTATCACCCAAGTTTGGCGGGATATCAAAAGATATTGTACATCTATTGCTTTTGTAGCTGAACCATTCTGCAATCTTCGTGTTTGGTGGATCAGCTTCAAATGAAGATTTTAGTCCTACCTGCAACAGCATTATAAATATGGAGATATCAAAGTCTGGTTGTATTTACTGAAATAAAAAGATAGTAGACATTAACAACACGGAGCCTGTTTTAAATTGATTGATTCCAGATTTCCGCACTTCCAAACCACTAAAGTATTCAATTTCTTGAACATTGACAGATCTGGTAAATTTTGGAGGCTTTCGCACTCATAAACATGTAGTATTGAAAGATGAGGTGGAAGTGGCGGAAAAGTCGACTGCATTTCCATATTGTCAATCTGTTTAACTGTTTCAAGCCATATAAATTGGGTAGTTGTTCCAGTGTGGCATTGTTGGATACTTTTAACACTCTTAAGTTCAGAGGAACTTCTGGGAAGGAAGTTCCAAGACTTCTACAGTTCACTAATTTAAGATACTGTAGGTTGAAAAGCTTAGAAAGACTAAACGGTTTGGTTGAAGAGAAACTCTGGCCCTTAggttgatatttatgatgattttAGTGATAAAAATGATACCTTATCAAGATTGGTGAGTAAACTGATATATGTCCTTCACTCCGGTGACCATTTTTAACCCGATTTTGACACAGTACTTGAGGAATTTCATACAGCTCAAAATAGCAGCAAACTACACCTCAAATGCCTTCATTTGCTTCAGAGCAGATATAAATTGACACTAGAAGAGAGAAGGTGTTTTCTTTATCACATGAGCCCCACACATCTCCACCTTCACTTTTCTGCAAAGTCTTTCTTCATAATATCCATCAAAATAAGACAATATGCTGTGAAATGAGACCTTGATTCTATCTCCACATTTCATTGGCATGCTCTTTTGCCCTTTCATTATGTATTGTAACCTTGACCCCAGTCCAACTGACATTACACCTCTCCTTATGCATTCTACCCTCGAACCCACTGTATCACCAAATGCACTGGTGAGGTAATTTAATTCACAACCTTCTGTTTCGTTTCTGACAACTACTCTGATGACTGGATCACCCTTATCGGTTTTGTATCTAAAAACAAACCAGAGAGCAAAACCTAAGAAGTTATCACCGAAGTTTGGCAGGATAGCAAAAGATATATTACATCCATTGCTTTTGTAGCTGAACCATCTAGCAATCTTTGTGTTTGGTAAAAAAGCTTCAAATGAAGATTTTAGTCCTACCTGCAACAGCATTATATATATGGATATCTCAAATTCTGGTTGTGTTAATTGAGATAAAAAGATAGACATTAACACCAACAAACCTGAACGGAGCTCTGTTTTAAATTGATTGATTCCAGATTTCTGCACTTCTGAACCATTAATAACTCCAATTCTTTGAACATTGACAGATCTGGTAAATCTTGCAGGCTACTGCAgtcataaacatatagtaaaaaAAGATGAGGTGGAAGTGGTGGAAGTGTTTGAAGTCTGCTGCAATTCCACATTGACAATCTCTTTAACTGTTTCAGGCCGGATAAATCAGGTAGTTGTTCCAGTGTGGCATAGTTGCCTACCGTTAACCCTCTTAAATTCGGAGGGACTTCCGGGAAGGAAGATCCAAGACTTCTACAATTCACTAATTCAAGAAACTGTAGGTTGAAAAGCTTAGAAAGACTAAACGGTTTGGTAGAAAAGAAACTCTCTCCCTCATCAGTAAGACTTAGACTTTCTAAAGAAGAGATATCTAAGATCACGGGCAGCAATAATTTTATATCACATCTCAGGCTTAAATGAAGACTTAAACCTTtccatttcatattttttactgTATCAAGCAAGTTAACTGCTGACAAGCCACTATCCATTAAATCTAATATCTCAAGTGATAGAATATTCCTAATGCTATTTGGGATATATTCAAGCTTCTCGCACCATCtgcaattcaaaatttttaatctgCTCAACAGTCCAATAGAACCTGGTATTTCTTCAACTGCTGTTCCAGTTGCATCAAGATGTTGTAAGCGTTGCATCATCCCCAATTGCTCAGGCAATCGCTCCAGATTTTTACAACCTTCAAGATTAAGTTCTTCAAGCATCTTCAAATTCCACATGCTGTTTGGAAGACTAGTAAGGTTCTCGCAATAAGGCAACTGCAGGTCAACCAAATCAGTCAGATTGCTGAACGAGTCTGGCAACTGTTCAATTGCACAATATGTTGCATCAAAAACCTTTAAACTTCTTAGGTCCCCAAGTTGCTCAGGTAGCTTTAAAAGCTTTTTACACCCCATAATTTCCAACCGAATTAATTCTTTGAGGTGAGCAATCGTATCAGGCAGTTGTTCAATAGAGGTATGACTCAAATTCagcatctttaagcctttcaaATTACCCAATTGTTCTGGCAATTGTTTCAGACTGTGACAACCACTCATATTCAAGcagctcaaactagtcaagttCTTGACTGCCTCTGGCAGTCTTTTAAGGCTTTGACAGTCACGCAAATCAAAATGGCCCAATTTATTTAGTCGTCCAACATGCTCAGGCAACTCTTTCAAATTATTACATTCACCCAGATCTAAATGACTCAAAGTAGTCAACTGTTCAATCGATGGGTGGATTTTTAGCAGCCTGTGACAACTATTAAGTAGTAACTTGTCAACCAGTCTTACGTCTCTAAAATCATCAGCAATCTTTAGGTTTTTTGAGTAACTGAAATCTATAGTCTTCAAATTCTGTTCAAATGACATATAAATCAGCAtaagtacatatatttaaacagCATAAGAGAAACTATTCATTTCACGTTTCTTACCGTGATGCCCTTGGGCAATGTCTTGAATTTGTTGAATGGCATGATAAGGGAAATGAGCTTTCGTGGACGAAAACTGATAGGTATATGTGTCCACGGACAGTGAGACCATCGAATGCATCTTAACTCGTGAAATGAATTTTCAAAATTCCCCTTGATGTCAAGTGCACCAATTATTTCAAGTAATCTCAAGTTCAgaaatctttcaaatattttggcGCTTACATGTCTTTCCATCATGGATAGGTTTATTAAGATGAGACCTTCAACTGTATCTGTTCCCTACAGATCAACAGGAAAAAAGGATTTAAGCAGCACAAAAACTTATGGCAGTTTATAAGAGTTCACTTAGAGCACATTCTTTATCactatatattaatgttttttttggcATAAACAGAACATATCTTCTTCATTACAATGTACATTTAAGTATTTATGACATGTTGACTTCTAGTTACATTGACTATGAAGTACTATGAACTGCCAATGAATTCATTTCTCATTAACTAAACATGGATTATATCTAATTTGTACTTCTTTGATACTGTGATATCCATATCTGATCACAACTTGCTTTAAATTTCAGCTAGTATTATTAATAGAAGAACATATGGTTTTCCGGCTAATAGTATGGAACCTAGTTTTCAGTTTTTAGTTTACCTCTAGATTTTGCAAAGCATGGCATGGATTTCCATTAGACAAGTACAGCCGCTTGGCCTTCCCATGTTTAGATTCTTCAAGAATAACGTCCTTCCCCATGTCTTGGATAAGAGCATGCATCTGAAATGTATTGTTCTTATCAATTGTTATTAGACATCTTTCCAGTAAAATTGGTATACCGGCTTCTGGACAGAAATTACAAGATCGGAATACATGAGCACCCTCGTCCTTATCCTTTCCgatgaaaaaaaatacaatatctAGGAAAAGTGCCTTTTCCGTCTTGTCACCTAATCCATCATAGCTCAATTTGAGGATGTTTTGTATTTCTGGATTTACTCGAACTTTTTGTAGTTGAGCTTTCCAGAATGACACGTCAGTTCTGCCACGCAAAGAAGAACCCAAAACCTTAAGAGCCAAAGGAAGGCCTTCAACATAATCAACAATCTTTACTGAGAGCTCTCTTAAGTTTTCGGGTGGTGTTGCTTTCCTGAAGGCATGACAGTTAAAGAGCTCTAACGATTCCTCTGGACTCAATTTCTTCaccttgtatatatatacttttgaaATATCCACTCTCAATTGATATAACAGGTTTACATCCCTTGTCGTAACAATGATTCTACTTCCATCGGAAAACAAGTTGCAAATCCATACAAGCAGCTCTGAATGATTTGACTGGTCCAAATCATCGAGAACTACGAGGGCTTTCTTAGAGGAAAGAATTTGTTTCAATAGTCTTGTTCCCCTTTCAACATCAGGGACCTTATAATCCTTCCTTTTGAGAAGCTCACTTAGTAATTGCTCAAGTAAAGAAACCAGAGGATTGCTTCCTTTTGAATTTTGTATAACATTTTCAACAAAGCAGCTGATGTCAAAATCCTttgaatatttgttgaagaaaGCTTTGGCGGTCGTAGTTTTCCCAATTCCGCCCATCCCCCATAAACCAATGGTGCAGAAATCATCTGACTTGATgtttacttttttatatattttttcaacagCAGAATCCACCCCAAATAGACATTCCTCGAGGTGTAACACTTTTGTAGAGACTTGTAGGGCCACGTTCTCCACAATTTCTTGGATGGTGTCCGATTCATTCCTGTTTGAAACCAAAAAACATAGAATTGTAATTCTGATATTGTAGTTCATATAGTTTCAGTACACTTTGTAAATACACAAGTGATTTTTCATATATGTGTCCAAAAAAACTGGAATAATCAGATAGTaatagggttaaatatcaaccGGGTGATTGATTGCGGCCCGATGACTCAATTTAGTCACTGAATGGAAAAGTGACTCAAATTAGTCACTCgtttaaaaatttgtatcaaaaatatcactctatcgctTGTCGAatttttgaaagtattatatattgagtttcgcacattttttatgaatgatattgCATCCAAATAAAAGGTTCCGAACTCTACTATTTTAGCTAATATTGTtagatttttaaacttttatcaactatttatttttaattttttgattgttttacttgatttaaataaaaataaatagctgataaaattttaaaaatctaacaatattagctaaaatagtagaactcaaaatctttcatttggatgtaatatcattcataaaaaatatgcgAAACTCAAGATATAATATTTTCGGAATTTCGACTAATGATAAAGTGAtagttttgatacaaatttttaaatgaatgaCTAATTTGAGTCACTTTTTCATTCAGTGACCAAATTGAGTCATCGGGCCGCAATCAATCACCCGGTTGATATTTAACCCGATAGTAATAATATCCAACATGCATAATTAATCAAAGCTTCGAAAAAATAAAAGGGACTTGCTCATCTGCATCTTTTTTCAGAGTGTATCCTGATAGGTCTGAGATTTCAGCAAGAGCAGATCTCCACTTCTTTATCTTAGTAACTGGGTAGAGTTTTTTATGAAAATCAAGAGCTTCCCTAAAACTCCCTCTCAGGTGCCGCAGATCTGATGGATTAACATAGTAAAAAACAGGAACAACCTGAGTGTTTGTTCTCTTGCAATCAAGAATCTCTACGAGCTCATCAAGGCACCATGGAGAACGAGCATAGTTCTCTGATATAACCACAACGAACTTATTTGAACTTCTGATTGCATTATGTAATCCCTTTGATATTTCTTCACCCTTTTCAAGTGAAGGATCATCTCTGAAGGTCTGAATTCCTGCTTGATCCAGAGAAAAGTAAAGATTGGCTATGAAGTTTCTGCGTGTGTCCTTTCCGTAAAAGCTCAGGAAGACATCCCAGCTAGtaggtggagatgaagaagagGACAAAGGAGGGGTAGTTAAATGGAGATTACTTGTGGTATCTTTGGGAGGACATCGATTCTTAATGGAAAAGGAACGGATGATAATGGCAAGGATGGCAAGTAAAGTGAGTACGGGCAGAGCCCAAATAAAAAGTACTTCTTTCGGACAATAAGGGCCAGTTAACTGATTATTTGTTGTATCCATGGAAAAAGGACAGAGATTCTAAGCTGAAATTGAACAAGTGATGGTGAGCATTGACAAAGTATTACTCAACTGTGGTTTTAAGGTTGTCTATCTTCTTGTAAGCATTAAAAAGATGGCaagttgaaattgaaaacaacaaaaTGAGGAAACATATATCAATGTCAAATTCCACCCATGCCAGCATAAAATATTCATACAGGCTCCTTCATCAGTCCTGCCAGAGCTAGCATTATTAGAACTCTGTAATAAAACATTCATTATGTTAACATCCAATAAGTTGTATATTCAGATAATACAAAAACAGATGATGTTAATTCCACACAAAAAACAACACATATGACGAAGCATGTAGGACCCTGTAATAGTATAATTGACCTTATATCTACAAAGACATTGGAAATTCATTTGAAACTTCATCTAATATGCCCCAAATACAATCTACAATCAGTTAAAAAACACATGATTTTAAGGTTCTGATTCCTGTAACCGCTGACGGGCTCATTAACTATGAACCAAAAACTCTTTACATGTCTATCTTCTTCTAAGCACTAAAAAGATGGCAAGTTAAGAGTGAAAACAACAAAGATGACGAATAATATATAGCTTTAATAATCTCAAATTCTACCCATGCTAGCATAAAACACTCAAAAAGGCTCCTTGATCAGTCCTTCCAGAgcattattataaatctataaaagAAATTCATTATGCTAACATTTAGTTGAGCTATATATTAAGATAATACAATAAATTAGTATGCCAAATCCACACAAAAAAATAACACACATGACTAGGCATACAGGTCACAGGACCCTGAAATAGTAGAAATGACCTTAAAATCCACAAAGACATTGGAAAGTCATCTGAAACTTCACTGAATAAGCCCAAATACAATCTACAATCAGGTTGAGAAACACAACGCAACCGTGTTTTGAAGAAATTCAAAATACAATCAGGCCAAAGCTTATTTTCTGGACAAATTGACAAAAGATGAAGAGGAAACTTCGAACTCAGAATTTGCAATTTACTTACCTCTTGATTTTGCAAGTTTTGTGATTTATGGAATCACAAGATTCGAATATCTCAAAAGCCTCATCTTTTTCATTCCATGTAATATCAACATTTTCCGTCTCTTGAACCAAGTCATCATAGGTCAGATTAAGGATATTAATGTATGGGACCAGGTCCCTGGCATACGGCTGCCAGGGACTAGTTAACCAACAGCCTGtttcctggccgttggatgcatatccagcggccaggatcttattaaaattttaatgtgtcccgcgcttttttagcgctggacatgGGATTccccgtccagcgctaaaaaagcgctggacacattaaaattttaatacgatcctggccgctggatatgcatccaacggccaggaaaTGGGCTGTTGGTTAAGCGCCGCTTCCCATGTATGTATATCGTTCTCTGgaatttctctaacaacacttTAAAGCTGAGAGCATCGATTAAACAGACAAGGTTCTTTGAcgtgtaaaattataattttgaaattttttaattttaaaattaaagaataCAAGtagtttttacttttaataaaCTAAATTATTTATTGTAACTACTTTTAATAAATTAGATTATTTATTGTATATACAGAGAACCtcactaaaataatattgttgGAGAATCTGAAATTtcctaaatttataataaataaagtaaGACTAGATTGAATAACAACTTAAACaacaatttatatttgtatgctttattattattataattattaaatttaaaatttattaaccaAAAGATAAtgcatttaaaaaatatactatataaGAAGGAATGTACAAAAAgtgaaaaatgaatatttagttATTGATAAGCAAACCTACTTATTACCTACTTCCGAGAAAGGAAAAATGAATCTTAAATATTAGGGGAATGGCCAGACTTTGTGAAGTCCTCAAAATTATAGTCTACGAGGACCATATATAACAAATCCAATGCTCTGATGGAAGACCTCCGGGGCATAGGTTAAAGAGCTCTCTGAAACTTCTTTCAGGCATTGATTTTCCGGAGGCATGATACTATGATAATTAAAGAGCTCCGACAGATCACTTTTCCCCAACTCCTTCACCATGCATGCATAAATCCACTTGTCAAATATCTAACTTCAACAGATTTGGCAGGTTTGTATCTCTTGTCGTGATCAAAATTCTACTTCCACCGTAAAACAAGTTGCAAAACCTTGCTAGAAATTGGCAATAACATGATCGGTCAAGATCATCCAAAACAATGACAGCTCTTTTGAACAAATTCTTTGTTTCAGTCGTCTTATTCCACTTTCAACATCACGGACCTTCTGCTCCTTCCTTTTAAGAAGCTCAGTAGGAGTTACTCAAGAAAAGCACATAAAAGTTTTAGCTCCTTGTGTATATTATTGTTTGACATTCTAAACAAAGGAGCTGTATCAAGTTGTTACAGTATTTGTTCTAGAAAGTTTTGGTAATTTTAGTTTCCCTGATTTCTCCGATCTGGTATATTTCAAATGACTCAGACAAGATTTGACTCCATGCTTAGTTCTTCACAGATATCTTCAACAACAGAATCTATTTCAAATAGTTATTGGTCAAGGTCTGAAACTCTTGTAGATACTTGTAGTCCCACATTCTCCACAATTTCTCTGACAGTGTTTGATTCATCCCTGTTAAATGTTAATCAGACAAAATTGTGCTACTATCAGTCCAAAAAACTAAAGAGAACTGGAGCCTGTCAcatgattaaaaaaacaattacaATGTTTTGTAAAGAAAAACAGGAGAAGAAAAGAGTCACCCTGGGTT of Daucus carota subsp. sativus chromosome 3, DH1 v3.0, whole genome shotgun sequence contains these proteins:
- the LOC108211406 gene encoding disease resistance protein RPV1 translates to MDTTNNQLTGPYCPKEVLFIWALPVLTLLAILAIIIRSFSIKNRCPPKDTTSNLHLTTPPLSSSSSPPTSWDVFLSFYGKDTRRNFIANLYFSLDQAGIQTFRDDPSLEKGEEISKGLHNAIRSSNKFVVVISENYARSPWCLDELVEILDCKRTNTQVVPVFYYVNPSDLRHLRGSFREALDFHKKLYPVTKIKKWRSALAEISDLSGYTLKKDADENESDTIQEIVENVALQVSTKVLHLEECLFGVDSAVEKIYKKVNIKSDDFCTIGLWGMGGIGKTTTAKAFFNKYSKDFDISCFVENVIQNSKGSNPLVSLLEQLLSELLKRKDYKVPDVERGTRLLKQILSSKKALVVLDDLDQSNHSELLVWICNLFSDGSRIIVTTRDVNLLYQLRVDISKVYIYKVKKLSPEESLELFNCHAFRKATPPENLRELSVKIVDYVEGLPLALKVLGSSLRGRTDVSFWKAQLQKVRVNPEIQNILKLSYDGLGDKTEKALFLDIVFFFIGKDKDEGAHVFRSCNFCPEAGIPILLERCLITIDKNNTFQMHALIQDMGKDVILEESKHGKAKRLYLSNGNPCHALQNLEGTDTVEGLILINLSMMERHVSAKIFERFLNLRLLEIIGALDIKGNFENSFHELRCIRWSHCPWTHIPISFRPRKLISLIMPFNKFKTLPKGITNLKTIDFSYSKNLKIADDFRDVRLVDKLLLNSCHRLLKIHPSIEQLTTLSHLDLGECNNLKELPEHVGRLNKLGHFDLRDCQSLKRLPEAVKNLTSLSCLNMSGCHSLKQLPEQLGNLKGLKMLNLSHTSIEQLPDTIAHLKELIRLEIMGCKKLLKLPEQLGDLRSLKVFDATYCAIEQLPDSFSNLTDLVDLQLPYCENLTSLPNSMWNLKMLEELNLEGCKNLERLPEQLGMMQRLQHLDATGTAVEEIPGSIGLLSRLKILNCRWCEKLEYIPNSIRNILSLEILDLMDSGLSAVNLLDTVKNMKWKGLSLHLSLRCDIKLLLPVILDISSLESLSLTDEGESFFSTKPFSLSKLFNLQFLELVNCRSLGSSFPEVPPNLRGLTVGNYATLEQLPDLSGLKQLKRLSMWNCSRLQTLPPLPPHLFLLYVYDCSSLQDLPDLSMFKELELLMVQKCRNLESINLKQSSVQVGLKSSFEADPPNTKIAEWFSYKSNRCTISFDIPPNLGDNFLGVALWFVFRFKTDTGDPVVRVVVRNETEGCQLNYITSVSGGTVRSRVECIRRGVISVGSTLQYMMKEPKSMPMKSGDRIKVSFHSILSYFDEFSGERACRKVKVEKCGAHVIQKTPSLY